A region from the Azospirillaceae bacterium genome encodes:
- a CDS encoding Gfo/Idh/MocA family oxidoreductase: MSDGPLRMAMVGGGPGAFIGPVHRMAAELDGRIRLVAGAFSRDADKSRAAALGYGIDPARAHGDYRRMLAAEAARPDGARLVAIVTPNHLHFPVAKAALEAGFHVLSDKPATATLEEAVELARVVADSGRLYGLTYTYTGYPMVREARALVARGDLGAVRKVVVEYSQGWLSDAVDSAQAAWRADPAQSGLGGCIGDIGVHAFNIAEFVSGLAVTRLNADLNHVVAGRSLDDDCNILLRFGDGVPGVLVASQVAAGDRNGLRLRVYGSRGGLDWCHGAPDVLTLNWLDRPTQVLHAASPYLTPAGRGPARLPTGHPEGFIAAFANIYRDFADAIAGGATGAPVPTIQDGVRGMAFVARAVAANGAGWVDL, translated from the coding sequence ATGTCCGACGGACCGCTGCGTATGGCCATGGTGGGCGGTGGCCCGGGCGCCTTCATCGGGCCGGTGCACCGCATGGCGGCCGAGCTGGACGGCCGCATCCGGCTGGTGGCAGGGGCCTTCAGCCGCGACGCGGACAAGTCCAGGGCGGCAGCGCTGGGCTATGGCATCGACCCGGCCCGGGCCCATGGCGACTATCGCCGGATGCTGGCGGCGGAGGCGGCGCGGCCGGACGGCGCCCGGCTGGTGGCCATCGTCACCCCCAACCATCTGCACTTCCCCGTGGCCAAGGCGGCGCTGGAGGCCGGTTTCCACGTGCTGAGCGACAAGCCCGCCACCGCCACCCTGGAAGAGGCGGTGGAACTGGCGCGGGTGGTGGCGGACAGCGGCCGGCTCTATGGCCTGACCTACACCTACACCGGCTACCCCATGGTGCGTGAGGCGCGGGCCCTGGTGGCGCGGGGCGACCTGGGCGCCGTGCGCAAGGTGGTGGTGGAATACTCCCAAGGCTGGCTGTCGGACGCGGTGGACAGTGCCCAGGCCGCCTGGCGGGCGGACCCGGCGCAGTCGGGCCTGGGTGGCTGTATCGGCGACATCGGGGTGCACGCCTTCAACATCGCGGAGTTCGTCAGCGGCCTGGCCGTCACCCGGCTGAACGCCGACCTCAATCATGTGGTGGCCGGCCGGTCACTGGATGACGACTGCAACATCCTGCTGCGCTTCGGCGATGGCGTGCCGGGGGTGCTGGTTGCCTCCCAGGTGGCGGCGGGCGACCGCAACGGCCTGCGCCTGCGCGTCTATGGCAGCCGGGGCGGGCTGGACTGGTGCCATGGGGCGCCGGACGTGCTGACGCTGAACTGGCTGGACCGGCCGACCCAGGTGCTGCACGCCGCCAGTCCCTACCTCACCCCGGCGGGGCGGGGGCCGGCGCGCCTGCCCACCGGCCATCCGGAGGGCTTCATCGCCGCCTTCGCCAACATCTACCGCGACTTCGCCGACGCCATCGCCGGCGGGGCGACCGGGGCGCCGGTGCCCACCATCCAGGACGGCGTGCGCGGCATGGCCTTCGTGGCGCGGGCGGTGGCGGCCAACGGCGCCGGCTGGGTCGATCTGTGA
- a CDS encoding sugar phosphate isomerase/epimerase, giving the protein MRTIKGPGIFLAQFAGEAPPFDTLDGIAGWAAGLGYAGVQLPTGPGGLIDLEKAAESAVYCQEITGKLAAHGLVVTELSTHLQGQLVAVHPAYDALFDGFAPPAVRGKPAARQAWAMEQLTLAAKASRNLGLSAHATFSGALAWPYMYPWPQRPAGLVEEAFAELGRRWRPILDAFDAAGVDLCFELHPGEDLFDGATFERFLDEVGQHARANILYDPSHFVLQQLDYLAFIDRYHARIRAFHVKDAEFRPDGRAGVYGGYLPWVERPGRFRSLGDGQVDFKAIFARLAQYDYPGWAVLEWECALKHPEQGAAEGAPFIRDHIIRVTDRAFDDFAGAGVDHALIDTLLGTRPV; this is encoded by the coding sequence ATGCGCACGATCAAGGGGCCGGGCATCTTCCTGGCGCAGTTCGCGGGCGAGGCCCCGCCCTTCGACACGCTGGACGGCATCGCCGGCTGGGCGGCGGGGCTGGGATATGCGGGCGTGCAGCTGCCCACCGGGCCCGGCGGCCTCATCGATCTGGAAAAGGCGGCGGAAAGTGCCGTTTATTGTCAGGAAATCACCGGTAAATTGGCGGCCCACGGCCTAGTGGTGACGGAACTGTCCACCCATCTGCAAGGCCAGCTGGTGGCGGTGCATCCGGCCTATGATGCCCTGTTCGACGGCTTCGCCCCGCCGGCGGTGCGGGGCAAACCGGCGGCGCGCCAGGCCTGGGCGATGGAGCAATTGACGCTGGCCGCCAAGGCCAGCCGCAATTTGGGCCTCAGCGCCCATGCCACCTTCTCCGGCGCCTTGGCCTGGCCATACATGTACCCCTGGCCGCAGCGGCCGGCGGGTTTGGTGGAGGAGGCGTTCGCCGAACTGGGCCGGCGCTGGCGCCCCATCCTGGACGCCTTCGACGCGGCCGGGGTGGACCTCTGCTTCGAACTGCACCCGGGGGAGGATCTGTTCGACGGCGCCACCTTCGAGCGTTTCCTGGATGAAGTGGGCCAGCACGCCCGTGCCAATATCCTCTATGATCCCAGCCACTTCGTGTTGCAGCAGCTGGACTACCTGGCCTTCATCGACCGCTATCACGCCCGCATCCGCGCCTTCCATGTGAAGGATGCGGAGTTCCGGCCCGACGGCCGCGCCGGGGTCTATGGCGGCTATCTGCCGTGGGTGGAGCGGCCGGGGCGTTTCCGCTCACTGGGCGACGGGCAGGTGGACTTCAAGGCCATCTTCGCCAGGCTGGCCCAGTACGACTATCCCGGCTGGGCGGTGCTGGAATGGGAATGCGCGCTGAAGCATCCGGAGCAAGGGGCGGCCGAGGGCGCCCCTTTCATCCGCGACCACATCATCCGCGTCACCGACCGCGCCTTCGATGATTTCGCGGGCGCTGGCGTTGACCATGCGCTGATCGACACGCTGCTGGGCACGCGCCCGGTGTAA
- a CDS encoding sugar phosphate isomerase/epimerase — protein sequence MLHLPSYAPRRRAFLAGALAAGGLSALGARAAATPFFKAKGLPIGLQLYTLGDAARKDLPGTLKAVADIGYRSVELPVFYDRTAAELATAFKAAGLVCESAHVPVHPYGPGPAPSLAGDLDALIADAHTLGLKFIVMPMFQIPERLDMKPRPGEDFGDALARVAGQFTVDDWKATAAFLNEKGAVLKRGGVQMAYHNHNFEFAPVGGTTGYDILLSETDPDLVKMEMDIGWVGAAGLDPLALLKAHPGRFRLMHLKDIKASTVPNAALKMDPVEVGAGTLDWHALLPAAVAAGVRHFYVEQEPPFTRPRLDAVRDSFQYLDRLTV from the coding sequence ATGCTTCACCTTCCATCCTATGCGCCCCGGCGCCGCGCCTTCCTGGCGGGCGCCCTTGCCGCCGGTGGCCTCAGCGCCCTGGGCGCGCGGGCGGCCGCGACGCCTTTCTTCAAGGCCAAGGGCCTGCCCATCGGCTTGCAGCTCTACACCCTGGGTGACGCGGCGCGCAAAGACCTGCCCGGAACCCTGAAGGCGGTGGCGGACATCGGCTATCGCTCGGTGGAACTGCCGGTGTTCTATGACCGCACGGCGGCAGAACTGGCCACTGCCTTCAAGGCGGCGGGGCTGGTGTGCGAAAGCGCCCATGTGCCCGTCCACCCCTACGGCCCCGGGCCGGCCCCCAGCCTGGCGGGCGACCTGGACGCGCTGATCGCCGACGCCCACACCCTGGGCCTGAAGTTCATCGTCATGCCCATGTTCCAGATCCCGGAGCGGCTGGACATGAAGCCCCGGCCGGGGGAGGATTTCGGCGACGCCCTGGCCCGCGTGGCCGGCCAGTTCACCGTGGATGACTGGAAGGCGACGGCCGCCTTCCTGAATGAGAAGGGCGCCGTCCTGAAGCGGGGCGGTGTGCAGATGGCCTACCACAACCATAATTTCGAGTTCGCGCCGGTGGGCGGTACCACCGGTTACGACATCCTGCTGTCGGAGACCGACCCCGACCTGGTGAAGATGGAGATGGACATCGGCTGGGTCGGGGCGGCGGGCCTGGATCCCCTGGCCCTGCTGAAGGCCCACCCCGGCCGCTTCCGCCTGATGCACCTGAAGGATATCAAGGCCAGCACCGTGCCCAACGCCGCGCTGAAGATGGACCCGGTGGAGGTGGGCGCCGGCACGCTGGACTGGCACGCCCTGCTGCCCGCCGCCGTGGCCGCCGGCGTCCGCCATTTCTATGTGGAGCAGGAGCCGCCGTTCACCCGCCCACGCCTGGATGCCGTGCGCGACAGCTTCCAGTACCTGGACCGGCTGACGGTTTGA